The Dasypus novemcinctus isolate mDasNov1 chromosome 12, mDasNov1.1.hap2, whole genome shotgun sequence genome includes a window with the following:
- the LOC101446311 gene encoding olfactory receptor 6C74-like, producing MRNHTMVTMFILLGLTDDPNWKIAIFLFLFLTYLLSITGNLTIIFLTLVDSHLKTPMYFFLRNFSFLEISFTSVCIPRFLVSIVTMDKTISYDACVSQLFFLIFLGASEFFLLAAMSYDCYMAICKPLHYATIMSSKVCIQLVLGCWLSGVLVISPGLIMGLDLEFCDANVIDHFACDYSPVLKLSCTDTQVIELLSFILAIVTLLITLTLVILSYAHIIKTILKIPSAQQRKKAFSTCSSHMIVVSISYGSCIFMYIKPSAEDRVSLNKGVAILSTSIAPVLNPFIYTLRNKQVKQALKDMLKKSAFMTLK from the coding sequence ATGAGGAACCATACAATGGTGACAATGTTCATTCTTCTAGGACTGACAGATGACCCCAATTGGAAAATTGcgattttcctttttctatttctaacatatttattgagtatcacTGGAAATCTGACCATCATCTTTCTCACCCTGGTGGATTCCCATCTGAAAAcgcccatgtatttcttccttcgGAATTTCTCCTTCTTAGAAATCTCATTCACATCTGTCTGCATCCCCAGATTCCTGGTCAGCATTGTGACTATGGATAAAACAATTTCCTATGATGCTTGTGTAAGccaattattttttctcattttcttgggTGCATCAGAGTTTTTCCTGTTggctgccatgtcctatgactgCTATATGGCCATCTGCAAACCTCTTCATTATGCAACCATTATGAGCAGCAAAGTGTGCATCCAGCTAGTTCTTGGTTGTTGGTTGAGTGGGGTGTTAGTAATCTCTCCTGGACTTATAATGGGTTTGGATTTGGAATTCTGTGATGCCAATGTTATTGACCACTTTGCATGTGACTATTCTCCTGTCCTGAAACTCTCCTGCACAGATACCCAGGTCATAGAATTGTTAAgttttattttagccattgtCACACTCCTGATTACATTGACTCTGGTGATACTCTCCTATGCCCACATCATTAAAACAATTCTGAAGATCCCTTCAGCCCAGCAGAGGAAAAAGGCTTTTTCTACATGTTCTTCCCACATGATTGTTGTGTCTATCTCCTATGGAAGCtgcatttttatgtatattaaaccTTCTGCAGAGGATAGGGTATCTTTAAACAAAGGGGTGGCAATACTCAGCACTTCAATTGCACCTGTATTAAATCCTTTTATATATACTCTAAGAAATAAACAAGTGAAACAAGCTCTGAAggatatgttaaaaaaaagtgCCTTCATGACTTTAAAGTAA